AGCCCTGGCCTGGCTTCCACTCTTCGCGTTGCTTCAGCTTCCTTGCGGTAAAGGATACGAAGTTCGGCCGCCCCCAACTCCTGGCGCGGATCGTGCGGTTCCGAATCCACCACATCGGCCACTCGGGATGACACGCGCTCGTTCACAAATCCCGGCTGAAGGGGATTTCGCGATCCGAATTCGTTTGCAGCTTCTGCCCCCAACGCAGACCGACTCCTTGGGTGCGACATGTTTTGCCCGCGCAGTCAAATGCAATGATGCAGGACAAGTTTCCGTTAACTCGAACCCGGAGTCGCTCCTTAAAAACCCCAAAGAATTGACATGGTTAGCGAGAAATTAATCATATCGATAGAATGCTCGCGAGCCGACATTGGCAAATGGAGCATTCTACGCAATAAGTTAACTAACTGTTAACTATGGAGCATCCGTGTGCAAACTGTCTTTGACGGCAAAAGCCTGATTACTGCCGAGCTGATTGCCGACGGGCTACCTCGAGGAAAGATCGAGCATTACAGCGAAGCTTTCGAAACCGCTCGCGCCGAGCTTGCACTCATACTCCACGCGACACAGCAGCAGATCGAGCAACACAAGGACCCCGCCGAGATCATTCGTCGTCTGACGTCGTACCTCAGCGCGACGCGCTCCAAGGTTCATCGCGACGTTTGGCAAGCCTTGATACCGGTGGTGCAGAACCACCCAGTCGTGAAATATTTCCTCGAGGATCCGCTTACGCGCTGGTCTTTCACCAAGCCCAGAGGTTATTCAGGCGACGCGCAGTTGCTCGACTACATCTATTGCGATCCGCATGTGGCCGAAAGCGTGGCGAACGCCTCGGAGATCGGCAAGGCACTCTATAACCATACCAAGGACGTGCCCTCGTCCATCGCAGCACGGGAACGGCGCGATCTTTTGACCCGCTATGTCGATGAGATTGCAGACAAAAATGGGCCGCAAACGGAGGTTCTCGCGATCGCGGCCGGCCATTTGCGGGAGGCCAATCGCTCGGCTGCCCTGGCCGAAGGCCGCCTCAAGCGCTGGGTCGCGCTCGATCAGGACCCCCAGAGCGTCGGACTGATTGCGCGCGACTTCCAGGGCACCGCCGTCGAGGCTATCGACGGTTCGGTGCGAACCCTGCTCACCAGGGGCCACAAACTGGGCAAGTTCGACTTCATCTACGCCTCCGGCCTTTACGACTATCTCCAGCACAACGTCGCGGTGAAGCTCACCAAGACCTGCCTGCAGATGCTGAAGCCGAACGGGACATTCCTGTTCGCGAACTACGCCGAAGGCGCTTCCGGCGCGGGGTATTGGGAGACGTTCATGGACTGGGTTCTGCTGCTGCGCACGGAAGCCGATATGTGGAACATCATCAATGCCAGCGTCGACCGCAACACCGTCGATGCGCAGGTGTACTTTGGCGAGAACCGCAACGTGCTGTACGGCGTCATCAAGAAGCGCGGATAGCGCCTGCCGGACGCCAGGCCACGTCAAAACAATACATAATCCCGGGGCTCTAACCCGGGATTATCCGTTTACGAGAATTGGGCCTTCAGCGCACGAAACTCTCGCATCGTCTTCTCGGTTCTCTGCGCATCGGCGGCCGCGAAGCCCGTGACCAGACCGTGTTGCTCGCTGCCGTGGCGGTACTGGATCGAGGGCGGAGACGTTGATCCGCTACTGGAGCGCCGCCGCGGCGATTACCTTATCGCTGCATCTGTCGCG
The genomic region above belongs to Mesorhizobium sp. B4-1-4 and contains:
- a CDS encoding class I SAM-dependent methyltransferase, which codes for MQTVFDGKSLITAELIADGLPRGKIEHYSEAFETARAELALILHATQQQIEQHKDPAEIIRRLTSYLSATRSKVHRDVWQALIPVVQNHPVVKYFLEDPLTRWSFTKPRGYSGDAQLLDYIYCDPHVAESVANASEIGKALYNHTKDVPSSIAARERRDLLTRYVDEIADKNGPQTEVLAIAAGHLREANRSAALAEGRLKRWVALDQDPQSVGLIARDFQGTAVEAIDGSVRTLLTRGHKLGKFDFIYASGLYDYLQHNVAVKLTKTCLQMLKPNGTFLFANYAEGASGAGYWETFMDWVLLLRTEADMWNIINASVDRNTVDAQVYFGENRNVLYGVIKKRG